Proteins from a genomic interval of Maniola jurtina chromosome 8, ilManJurt1.1, whole genome shotgun sequence:
- the LOC123867666 gene encoding RNA-binding motif protein, X-linked 2, with protein MNPMTNVKNVLKLSERELTGNSKSSWHDQYKDSAWLFIGGLPYDLTEGDIICVFSQYGEIVNINLVRDKGTGKSRGFAFICFEDQRSTILAVDNLNGIKILGRTIRVDHCEQYRAPNADMSKVDDLTALVRAEGCAPTLQIDAPVKQEKEHKEKKKKHKEKKSKKKKKTRSKSDSDASSSDKDI; from the exons ATGAACCCTATGAC aaACGTAAAAAATGTATTGAAATTAAGTGAACGAGAGCTCACCGGCAACTCGAAGAGTTCCTGGCATGATCAATACAAAGACAGCGCTTGGTTGTTCATAGGAGGTTTGCCTTATGATTTGACTGAAGGAGATATTATTTGTGTTTTTTCCCA gTATGGAGAAATTGTCAATATCAATTTAGTGAGAGATAAAGGGACAGGCAAATCAAGAGGGTTTGCATTTATTTGCTTTGAAGATCAGAGGTCCACTATCCTTGCTGTGGATAATTTAAATGGGATTAAG ATTTTAGGTCGAACAATTCGTGTGGACCACTGTGAACAGTACCGTGCCCCAAATGCAGATATGAGCAAAGTTGATGATCTGACAGCATTAGTACGAGCAGAAGGATGTGCACCAACACTTCAAATAGATGCACCTGTTAAACAG GAAAAAGAGcacaaagaaaagaaaaagaaacatAAAGAGAAGAAaagcaaaaagaaaaagaaaaccaGGAGCAAATCTGATTCTGATGCTAGTTCAAGTGATAAAGATATTTAG
- the LOC123867667 gene encoding transcription initiation factor TFIID subunit 13-like isoform X2, whose protein sequence is MTTPTPDNQDQFDQFDDEDTDQQLGATASGRKRLFSKELRCMMYGFGDDRNPYTESVDFLEDLVIEFITETTHRAMEVGRTGRVQVEDIIFLVRKDPRKYARVKDLLTMNEELKKARKAFDEVKYVE, encoded by the exons ATGACTACTCCTACACCAGACAATCAAGATCAATTTGACCAA TTCGATGATGAAGATACTGATCAACAATTGGGAGCAACAGCATCCGGTAGAAAAAGATTATTCAGTAAGGAGCTGCGATGCATGATGTATGGTTTTGGTGACGATCGGAATCCTTACACGGAAAGTGTTGATTTTCTAGAAGACCTTGTTATCGAATTTATTACGGAAACTACTCACAG GGCAATGGAAGTTGGTAGAACAGGCAGAGTTCAGGTTGAAGACATTATCTTTCTTGTGCGAAAAGACCCCCGTAAATATGCAAGAGTAAAAGACCTGCTTACCATGAATGAGGAACTTAAGAAGGCTAGAAAAGCCTTTGATGAAGTTAAATATGTTG AATGA
- the LOC123867667 gene encoding transcription initiation factor TFIID subunit 13-like isoform X1, which translates to MTTPTPDNQDQFDQFDDEDTDQQLGATASGRKRLFSKELRCMMYGFGDDRNPYTESVDFLEDLVIEFITETTHRAMEVGRTGRVQVEDIIFLVRKDPRKYARVKDLLTMNEELKKARKAFDEVKYVEDQQ; encoded by the exons ATGACTACTCCTACACCAGACAATCAAGATCAATTTGACCAA TTCGATGATGAAGATACTGATCAACAATTGGGAGCAACAGCATCCGGTAGAAAAAGATTATTCAGTAAGGAGCTGCGATGCATGATGTATGGTTTTGGTGACGATCGGAATCCTTACACGGAAAGTGTTGATTTTCTAGAAGACCTTGTTATCGAATTTATTACGGAAACTACTCACAG GGCAATGGAAGTTGGTAGAACAGGCAGAGTTCAGGTTGAAGACATTATCTTTCTTGTGCGAAAAGACCCCCGTAAATATGCAAGAGTAAAAGACCTGCTTACCATGAATGAGGAACTTAAGAAGGCTAGAAAAGCCTTTGATGAAGTTAAATATGTTG AAGACCAACAATAA
- the LOC123867660 gene encoding uncharacterized protein LOC123867660 has translation MPLTPAERQRKYREKLKRENPIKYDEMKKKTAECALRYYKKKVSQYTEEEKIERRKKWQEERKRQKQADQAKVDISKPAKTQKDIEYKLRRKNKELQKENKILRNRFNALRKKFYRQSKKLDELNLAFLEFKKTETNQENQETDSDSVTPMKQTESFIKENLPKINTQQKEIVKKKILEHNVLVKSLRNEYKESDGTQKNTIKKIVTNDVVKKYKLKTKLKNTLGLKSNIRTNRDRKIRKQKLFNEIKNFYDRDDNSRATAGKKEYRTKNKIKRQIRYLLEHIKKLHQKYVAEGGKASLSTFKKYRPFYVLKPKISDRDTCACVKHSNMAFMVKKLKQLTILESDDLSEITSKFVCDITSNTCMYGLCESCKDKVIITEDQINLNEEIVWPVWMLKKHEYGEEGHKKTTKKMVKTVREGTIQDLINAFHSDMKNFLIHSYNISHQYKSYKFCIANLKDNETVIHIDFSENYTCKLHTEIQALHFGASKVQITLHTGVLYIKDHDRPTSFCSISPANVHSPEAIWAHLTPILQYLKITYPQVDTLHFFSDGPTSQYRNKKNFYLLSQIETYGFEHATWSFFEAAHGKGAADGIGGAVKRTLDSKVAHGEDIPDAKTAYEVLSEKGLIKMFYIPPEDIKVLQEELIENLKPLPNTLKIHQVIFKDKNAVNFRNLSCFCKNMSGKCDCYSTKTHRFEINKDAQPRNTVKRKLNTIKRSKVGTKKRRESTASTTESDCTEIEYLDDSDATHFSETYQEEYLELDENNQEEYLESGENILRERQEKRAEKGSGKTDFENEGLEVRRLVENIDEKIKEVRIEKKTASQKGVTILSDIRNSPWNKRYFDLKRCGGLQFKKVDSNFDLCSLKKSLDVPISTENIDPYKNPVASSSGIKTKTENQKTKDFEENRKTYFSSLNKGDQTKNIEEDFEGKARYDIKDSIKTNEIKEEGRQNSGVISIVEANKNENTKVYDESDVKIKINQYVLVRYYIRKTWKYYIGRVVEIHTKDEDTNYTINFLKTIKKPSLRFTTPKKMDTDTVPSLSIVKTIELNEEDNKKNEYLLKDDFNETYFEL, from the coding sequence ATGCCACTTACACCTGCGGAAAGACAAAGAAAATACCGGGAAAAGCTGAAAAGAGAGAACCCTATCAAATATGACGAAATGAAAAAGAAGACTGCTGAGTGCGCTTTGCGGTACTATAAAAAGAAAGTAAGTCAATATacagaagaagaaaaaatagaACGAAGAAAGAAATGGCAGGAAGAAAGGAAAAGACAAAAACAAGCTGATCAAGCAAAGGTTGATATTAGTAAGCCAGCAAAAACGCAAAAAGATATAGAATATAAATTACGTaggaaaaataaagagttacaaaaagaaaataaaatattgcgcAATAGATTCAATGcactaagaaaaaaattttaTCGGCAGTCCAAAAAACTAGATGAACTAAATCTAGCATTCCTGGAATTTAAGAAGACCGAAACCAATCAAGAAAATCAAGAAACGGACAGCGACAGTGTTACACCTATGAAACAAACAGAGAGCTTTATAAAGGAAAATTTACCGAAAATTAACACACaacaaaaagaaatagtgaAAAAGAAGATTTTAGAACATAATGTTTTGGTAAAATCACTAAGGAACGAGTATAAAGAATCTGATGGTACACAAAAGaatactattaaaaaaattgtaactaaCGATGTAgtgaaaaaatacaaattaaaaacaaaactcaAAAATACCCTAGGGCTCAAAAGTAACATTCGAACAAACAGAGACAGGAAAATACGCAAACAGAAACTATTCAAtgaaatcaaaaacttttacgaTCGAGACGATAATAGTCGTGCAACTGCTGGCAAAAAAGAAtatagaacaaaaaataaaataaagagacAGATAAGATATCTATTGgaacatataaaaaaattacatcaaaaatatGTTGCGGAAGGTGGAAAGGCTTCATTGAGCACATTCAAGAAATATAGACCGTTCTACGTACTCAAACCTAAAATCTCAGACCGTGATACATGTGCTTGTGTAAAACACTCTAATATGGCGTTCatggtaaaaaaattaaaacagttaACGATCCTCGAAAGCGATGACCTCAGTGAAATAACATCAAAATTTGTTTGTGATATAACATCAAATACTTGTATGTATGGCTTGTGTGAATCTTGTAAAGACAAAGTCATTATTACTGAAGATCAGATCAACCTGAATGAAGAAATTGTATGGCCAGTATGGATGTTAAAAAAGCACGAGTACGGTGAAGAGGGACACAAAAAGACAACAAAGAAAATGGTAAAAACGGTTAGAGAAGGAACTATACAAGACTTGATTAATGCATTCCACTCTGATATGAAGAATTTTCTTATTCATTCGTACAATATATCACATCAATATAAAAGTTACAAATTTTGCATAGCCAACTTAAAAGACAATGAAACAGTCATTCACATAGATTTTTCCGAAAATTATACTTGCAAGTTGCATACAGAAATACAAGCCCTACACTTCGGAGCTTCTAAAGTGCAAATAACTCTGCACACTGGTGTTCTTTACATCAAGGATCATGATAGACCTACATCATTTTGCTCAATATCCCCCGCAAACGTACACAGCCCTGAAGCCATATGGGCTCATTTGACACCCATATTACAATATTTGAAAATCACATACCCTCAAGTCGACACACTACATTTTTTCTCCGACGGACCAACATCACagtacagaaataaaaaaaatttttacttgttGAGCCAAATTGAAACGTACGGCTTTGAGCATGCCACATGGTCCTTTTTTGAGGCGGCACATGGAAAAGGTGCCGCGGACGGTATTGGTGGTGCAGTCAAGCGTACTTTAGACTCAAAAGTGGCACATGGCGAAGATATTCCCGATGCGAAAACCGCATATGAAGTCCTTTCTGAAAAGGgacttataaaaatgttttatattccACCAGAGGATATAAAAGTACTTCAAGAAGAACTAAtagaaaatctaaaacctctgcctaatacattaaaaattcatcaagtaatatttaaagataAGAATGCTGTGAATTTTAGAAACTTAAGTTGTTTTTGCAAAAATATGAGTGGCAAATGTGATTGTTATTCTACAAAAACACACAGATTTGAAATCAACAAAGACGCACAACCAAGAAACACTGTAAAACgcaaattaaatacaataaagaGAAGTAAAGTTGGTACAAAAAAGAGAAGGGAAAGCACGGCAAGCACCACTGAGTCTGATTGTACTGAAATAGAATATTTAGATGACAGTGATGCTACACATTTTTCTGAAACTTATCAAGAAGAATATTTAGAATTAGACGAAAATAATCAAGAAGAATATTTAGAATcaggtgaaaatattttgagAGAAAGACAAGAAAAAAGAGCAGAAAAGGGTTCAGgtaaaactgattttgaaaatgaagGATTAGAAGTAAGACGATTGGTAGAAAATATAgatgaaaaaattaaagaagtacgaattgaaaaaaaaacagcatCTCAAAAAGGCGTAACGATTTTATCTGATATTCGAAATTCACCATGGAATAAAAGATATTTTGATTTGAAACGATGTGGTGGActacaatttaaaaaagtgGACTCAAATTTTGACCTTTGTTCATTGAAAAAATCATTAGATGTTCCCATAAGCACAGAAAATATTGATCCATATAAAAACCCGGTGGCTAGTAGTTCAGGAATCAAGACTAAGACTGAAAACCAAAAGACTAAAGACTtcgaagaaaacagaaaaacataCTTCAGTAGTTTGAATAAAGGAGACCAAACCAAAAATATTGAAGAAGACTTTGAAGGAAAAGCAAGATATGACATAAAAGATTCTATAAAAACAAACGAAATCAAAGAAGAAGGAAGACAGAACTCAGGAGTAATTAGTATTGTAGAAGCTAACAAAAACGAAAATACCAAAGTCTATGATGAAAGTGATGTGAagattaaaattaatcaatatgTGTTAGTAAGATATTACATTCGCAAAACTTGGAAATATTATATAGGACGTGTAGTCGAAATACACACCAAAGACGAAGATACAAACTACActattaattttcttaaaactataaaaaaacccTCACTGAGATTCACTACCCCGAAGAAAATGGACACGGATACTGTTCCTTCTTTGTCAATTGTGAAAACTATAGAATTGAACGaagaagataataaaaaaaacgaatACCTATTAAAAGatgattttaatgaaacttaTTTTGAACTGTAA